The Rubricoccus marinus nucleotide sequence TCGGCTACCTCAGCGCCAGAGGCCTCTGGCGCTGACGGACCTCCTTCTTCCCTTCCGCCAGACCCGTCGTCATCGCCAGAGGCGCCGGGCGCGCCGTCCGCTTGGGCGTCGGCCGCCCACTCGGCGAGGAGTTGGGCGCGTTCGCGCGAAAACCGTGGGTCGCTCAAGATCTCCTCCACTTCGCGTGGGCTCGGGAGGTCCTCTAGCGTCGCGAGGCCGAACTGGTCCAGGAAGCGGTCCGTCGTGCCGTAGAGAAGCGGCCGGCCGATGGAGTCCGCGCGACCCACGACATCTACAAACCCGCGCTCCAAGAGTTGACGGAGCGCGTAATCCGACGATACGCCGCGTACGTGCTCGACTTCGGGTTTGGTGGCTGGTTGTTTATATGCAATAACGGCTAACGTCTCTAGCAGTGATCGCGAGAGCCGCCGCTCTTCCTCGCGCTCGAACAGCGAGCGCACGAACGGCGCCAGTTCCGGGACCGTCGCCAGCCGGTAGCCGCCGCCGAACGCCTCCACGCGGAAGGCCCGGCCACCCGCGCGGTAGTCCGCGTTTAACCTCTCCACGGCCCGCGAGATGTCCTCTGGCGTCACGTCGGACCCGGTCACATCGGAGTAGGCCCGCGCGAGGTCGTCGTTGCGCAGCGGCACGTCGGACGCGAACACGAGCGCTTCGACGGCTTGCGTGATGCGGGCGTCGTGATCGTCAGAGACGCGGTCGGCGGGAACGGTGGGCTCCATCAGGCGGCGAGGGGGTCTGCGGTCGCGCCAGAGGCCTCTGGCGTGGGGGTGACGGAACCGTCGGGCGGCTCCGGGACGGCGACGAGCGCGAAGTCCTCGGCACCGACGCCGAGCGTGAGGCGGAGCCTCTGGCGCTGGAGCAGGTCGAGAACCGCGAGAAAGGTGGCGATGATGAACGCCTTGCTGCGCGATTCCATCAGGTCGGCAAAGCGAACGCGCTCGCCAGAGGCCAGGCGGTCAAGCAGCCACTCCTTTTGCTCGTCCACGGCCACGCTCTCGCGGAGGACCGCGTGGCGGTACGGGTCGGCGAGGTCGGCACTGCGTTCCAGTGCTTTGGCGAGCGCGCCGAGCAGATCGAACAGGCTCGCGCGGTACGTGACCTCTTCGGCCTCTGGCGCGTGCCGCAGCCGCTCGTCGGACGCCGCGCCGCGCGTAAAGCGCCGCTGGCGATCCTCGAACGCCTGGCCCATCTTTTCGCCGGCCTCGCGGAACTGGACGTATTCGAGCAGGCGCTCGACGAGTTCCTTGCGCGGGTCTTCGGGCTCCTCGCCATCGACGGCAGGCGGACGCGGGAGCAGCATCCGCGCCTTGATCTGGATCAAGAGGGCCGCCGTGTAGACGAACTCGGCCGCGTCGTCCAGGTCCAGGTGGCTCAGCGTGCGGACCGTCTCCAGGTACTCGTCCGCGATCCGGGAGATCGGGATGTCGTGGATGTCCAGCTCATCCCGCCGGATGAAGAAGAGCAACAGGTCCAGCGGCCCTTCGAACTCGCTGAGGTGGACGCGGTGCAACGGTATGGCGGGGGATGGCGGACGCCAGAGGCGGCCGGATCACGCCAGAGGCTGGCCTCTGGCGGCGGGGCTAGGCGGCCTCCTTCTGCTTGAACCACTCGACGGTTTCCTCCAGGCCGCTGGCGAGGTCCGTCTCGGGGCTCCAGCCGAAAGCGCTGTGGATCTTCGACGTGTCGAGCACGCTGCGCTGCTGCTCGCCGGGCTTGGCCTCGCCGTGCTTCTCCGGGGCCTCGGCGCCGGTAAAGGTGTTGAGGTGGCCAAACAGCTGGTTCACGTCGGTCTCGATGCCCGTGCCGACGTTGAAGATGTCGGAGCCCTCGTGCTCCATCGCGCCCATGATGGCGCGGACGACATCCTTGACGAACACGTAATCCCGCGTCTGCTTGCCGGGACCGTTGATGGTCGGCTGCTGGCCGCGAAGGAGCATCTGGGTAAAGATGGCGACCACGCCGGCCTCACCGTGCGGGTTCTGACGCGGACCGTAAACGTTCGCGAAGCGGAGCGCGACGGAATCGATGCCGTAGGTCTCGTTGTAGAACCGGAGGTAGTGCTCGCTGACCAGCTTGGTGATGCCGTAGGGCGACATCGGGAGCTGCGGGTGCGTCTCCGGCTGCGGGCCGGCGTCGTTCACGTCCGGGTGTGGCTCGCCGTAGATGGCGCCACCGGTGGAGGCGAATACGACCTTTTCGAGCCCGTGCTGACGCCCGGCTTCGAGCAGGTTGAGCAGACCGAGGACATTGACGCTGGCGTCGAAGACGGGGTCGCTCACGCTGCGGCGCACGTCCATCTGCGCCGCGAGGTGCGCGACGGCCGCGAACTTGTGCTCGGCGAAGAGATCGCGCACGGCGTCATCGCGGAGGTCCATCTCATGGAAGGAGGCCTCAGCGGGCACGTTGGAACGGACGCCTCCCGAGAGGTCGTCCAGGACGTGGACTTGAGCGCCTCTGGCGACGAGCGCGTCGGCGACGTGGGAGCCGATGAATCCGGCACCGCCGGTGACGAGGACGGGACGATTGGCGAACGGGAACGACATAGCAGGAGAGAAGCGTGACCCAAGCTACGGGCGCCAGAGGCGCGCGGTCACACTGCGGCGCCTCTGGCGGGCGGGAATCGCTAGACTTCGGCATGGCTTCTCCCCTCTCCCGCCGCCGCTTTCTCGCCGCCGGCTCCGCTCTCGCTGCCGCGCCCCTACTCGCGCGCCCCGCTCTCGCCGCGCCAGAGGCTCGCTCTGGCGCCCCCGCGCCGCTCCACCCTCCGCGTCTGAACCCCGGCGATACCGTCGCCCTTATCGCGCCCGCTGGTGCCGTGCGCCCGAGGCTTCTGGACGAGGCGAAGCGCTCGATGGAGATGCTGGGACTGAAGTACACGGTGGGCCGTCATGTTCTGGATCGGCACGGGTACCTCGCCGGGACCGATGCGGCGCGGGCGGAAGACTTCAATCGTGCAATAACGGACCCGAACGTGGACGCCCTTTTCGCCATCCGTGGCGGCTGGGGCTGCGCCCGCATGCTCCCATTCGTGGACTGGACGGCGCTCCGCGAGAACCCGAAAGCGGTAATCGGCTACAGCGATCTCACGTCGCTCCTCATGGCGGCCTACGCCCGCTCGGGCGTGGTCGGCTTTCACGGGCCTGTGGCAACGTCCACGTTTAGCCCGTTCACGCTCGCGAGCCTGCGTGCGCTCGTGTTCGACGCCGAGGCCGGGCCTCTGGCGCCGCTGGCTCAAGACGACCCCGAGCCCATCGTGACGCTGACCGCCGGCACCGCCAGAGGCCGACTCGTCGGTGGCAACCTGACCGTGCTCTGCGCGATGGTGGGCACGCCGTACATGCCCAGCTTCGAAGGCGAGATCCTCTTTCTGGAAGACATCGGCGAAAGCGTCTACCGCATCGACCGGATGCTGACGCAACTGGGGCAGGCGGGCTTGCTGGGCGGCCTCGCGGGCGTCGCGTTCGGCAGCTGTCGCGGGTGCCTGCCGGAAGTCGACGCCGTGGGCCAGTTCACGCTGGAGGAGGTCATGCGGCGCCACTTCGAGCCTCTGGCGGTGCCGACCTACCTCGGCGCGCCGATCGGGCACATCACGGACAAGGTGACCGTCCCGGTCGGCGCGCTCGCGGAGATCGACGCGGACCGGGGCACGCTCTCGCTCTTGGAGCCCGCGGTGCGCTAGCCTCTGGCGCCAGAGGCCTATTCCCCTCCTCCCATGATCGTCCTCGACCTTCCTAGCCCCCACGCACTGCGCGGCGGCTGGGCCGCTCTCGCCGCCGTCTACGCCGGCAGAGGCTGGACCGACGTCCGCGCGCTGCCCGACCGCTGGCTCTACCACGACGGCGGGGGCAACTGGGCGACGTTGCGCTTCCACGACGCCTCTCGCGCTGTGCTCTTCGGGCACGACCACGAGTATTCCGAAACCTACTTCGGTGCCGCCGCGGAGTATTTCGGCGAGGAGGAGACCGACTTGCTCGCAGGCGCCCCCGACTGGTGGAGTGCAGACTTGGACCCCTCGCCAAGCGGCGAGTGGATCGGGTTCATCTACGGCTGGGACGGTTCCACGTGGAGGCGCGCGCCGTACGCCAAGCCCGACGGGTTCGACTCGGTCGGCTTGATCCGTGCGTGCAGCCTGGAAGGCACGGGCTTCCTAGCGGAGTTCGCGCAAGAGGCCCTGGGGCTAGTCGGCGACCCGGACCCAGAAGCACTCGCCGCCCTCGTCGCGGCTGATGCCGACATTACGCCGGCCCTACTGGAAGCTGTTGTGCCGGGATGGGACATCGCGGCGGGTGTGGCAGCCGGACGGGCATTTCTCGCACACGGCGGGGCTTCTGGCGCCAGAGGCCCGAATCAGCCCGCTAGAGGCTAGAAGCACTCCTCGCGCGCGACCACGCCATCCACCACGACCGCGCACACGTGCGTGATCGTCTCGAGCGGATCGCCGTCGAAGATCACCAGGTCGGCGTCCTTGCCGGGCTCCAGCGAGCCCACGCGGTCGGCGATGCCGAGGATGCGAGCGGCATCGATGCTGACGGCTTCGAGCGCGTGGACGCGGTCCAGGCCGTAGGCTGCGGCGACAGCGGCTTCGAACAGCACGACGCGTGTTTTAGGCACGTAGGCTTCGTAACCGCTCTGGAACGCGAACGGGATCCCGGCGGCGCGGAGCTTGGAGGCGGTATCGAAGGCGAGGCTCTCGGTCTCCCCGCCGGTCCGGTACATGGTGGGGTGCAGGACCACGGAGACGCCTGACTCGCGGATGTCCTTCAGCACGAGCGGGGCCTCCGAGGCGCCGTCCAGAATCACGTTCATCTGCGGAAACTCGCGGGCGAGACGGAGGACCGCCTGGATGTCGTTGGCGCGGTGCGCCGTGATCAGCGCAGGCATCTGGCCTGTGGCCACGGCCGCAAGCGCCTCGTTGTCGAGGTCACGCGAGGGCGCGTCGCCAGAGGCGTCCATCTTCTCCGCGTGGGCGAGGCCTTTGTACAGCGCGGCGCGGATCTGCGCGATCACACGGGCACGCGTACCAGGCGAGTCGAAGCGGACGCCGCGGCCGACGGTCATTGCCATCATGGTCGTGGAGTCCACGAGCGCCTCATCGATGGTGTCGTAGGCCGTTTTGATGATCGTCGTCTGTCCCGCAGCGAGCGCGCCGGGGGAATGCCCCGTGTGGACGGTCGTGATGCCGAGCGACAGCAGCCAGCCGACGAGCTCGTCGCGGGCGTTGTAGGCGTCCATCGCGCGAAGCGACGGCTGGAGCGGACCGCCCATATCGAGCGCGTCCTGGTCCTGCGGCTGGTTAAGCAAGCCCGAGAGCCCGACCGTGCTGCGCACGTCTACCAGGCCAGGCGTCACGACGGAGCCGCGAAGCTCGCGCGCACCGGCAGGCACGCGGACGCCTCTGGCGGGACCGGCGGACACGATCGTGCCGTCCTGGATCACGACCGCGCCGTCCACAATCGCGGGACCCGCCATCGTGTACAGCGTGTCGGCGTAGACGACGAGCGACTGGCCTCTGGCGCCGGAGGCGGCGAACAAAAGGGAGGCGAGGAGTAGAAAACGGGTCATCATCCGAGGGGGACCTGAATTACGTAGTTGCCGTCGCGGGTGACGAGCGTGAACCGGAGCGGGAGGGTCTCGCCAGAGGCGGTCCGCACGTCCCCGTCGATGGTGTAGGACGGCTCGCCGCCGACGATGCCGGGCGTGTTGGAGGTCACGCTGCGGAGCGTGATGACCTCGATGGTGTTGAGGGTTTTCCACGGCCGCCCGCCGGTGTAGTCCACCAGCGCGCCGAGCCCGAGCGTTTCGCCGATCACCTGCGCCGCAGCGCCATCGGCGCGTTCCGTCTCGATCATCTCGCGCTGCTCAGCGAAGCCGCTGGGCTCCATCGCGCGGGCCACCGCGTACCAGTCGTGCCGGTCCACCGAGGCGGCGAAGTCCGCGAGGAAGCTGTCCAGCCGGTCGTCGCCGGTTGGGGCGACGGGGTTCGCCTCGGCGGTCATGCCATCGCCACCGGCCGCGGGAATCCCGGCGTACGGGCCGCTGGCGTCTGGCACGAGCGGCTGCGGAGAGCCCGCGCACGCGGCGAGCGCGATGGCCGAGATGGCGACAAGCGTCAGAAGCAGAGAGAGGCTGTTCATTCGTGGTCGTGCTGAGAGAAGGCGCGGTAGACGTCGTAGCCGCCGACGGAGTAGGCCGCGTCCTCGGGTATGGCGAGGTCGAAGACTTTGGTGCCGTCCACCCAGGTCTGCTCGATGCGGGTGTAGATGGAGAGCGGATCGCCGGAGAGCACGATGAGGTCCGCGCTCTTGCCCGCTTCGAGCGAGCCGACCTCGTCGGCGATGCCGAGCATGCGGGCGCCGGCCAGCGTCATGGCCTCCAGGGCCTTTTCGCGGCTCATGCCGGCGCGCACGCCGAGGGCGGCGGAGCGGAGGAACAGGCGGCTGTCCGTGATGCCGTCGTCGGTGTGGTAGGCCACGTCAACGCCGGCGTCTTCCATCACGCGGCCGGTGCGGAAGTAGAGGCCGCGCGCCTCCATCTTGCCGCCCGGCGAATCCAGCACGATGATGGAGGCCGGGGCGCCAGCGGCGGCGATCTCGTCCGCCACGCGCCAGCCTTCGCTAACGTGGTGCAGGACGGGCGTGAAACCGAACTCACGGCCGATGCGGAGCGCGGTCAGCACGTCGTCGTGCCGGTGCGTGTGGAAGTGGACAGTGCGCGTGCCCTCGAGCACTTCGGCCAGGCCCTCCAGACGGAGGTTGCGGCCGACGCTGTCGCCAGCGGCCCGCTTCTGGCGGAACGCCTCGGCCTCCAAGAACGCCTCGCGCACGATGGCGACGGCGCGGGCGCGCGTGTCCGGGAAGCCGTTGCGGCCGCGGAGCGAGTTGGTACCGTTGGCCATTTTCATGCCGCCGCAGATGTCGGTCAGCGGATCGTCGCAGAGGAGCATGTCCTCGATCACGTTGGCATCGCGCAGCTTGAGGTAGGCCGTCTGGCCGCTCATGAGGTGGCCGGAGCCCGGCATGACGTTGACCGTCGTGATGCCTCCGGCGCGGGCGCGCTCGAAGGAATCGGCGCGGGGGTCGAGCGCGTCCAGAATGCGCACGTCGGGGTGCATCGGCGCCGAGGAGTCGCCGCCGTCGCCGTCGCCAACGTGGGAGTGCGTGTCCACGATGCCCGGCATGAGGACCTTGCCGCTCACGTCCACGACCGTCGCGCCCGACGGCACACGGACCGAGCCTCTGGCGCCAACGGCGGTAATCCGTCCGTCTTGGACCACGACGACGCCGTCGGCGATCTCGGGCCCGGCAATCGGGATCACCTTGGCGCCGACAAACGCGGTTTGCGAGTGGGCGCCAGAGGCGAGGGTCAACAGAAAGGCAACAAGGAGCGCGCGCACGGGCAGACGTGGTGAATCCATGAAGGCAAGGTACGCGGGTGGCAGAGGCTCGGGTAGCTTCGGGCTCCACCTTGCTCCCGTTGCATGTCTGACGCCCTCAAGACCACGCCCCTCCACGCCCAGCACGTCGCGCTTGGCGCCAAGATGATGCCCTTCGCGGGGTGGGACATGCCGGTGCAGTATTCCGGCATCTTGGACGAGCACCACGCCGTGCGCAACGCGGCCGGCCTGTTCGACGTGAGCCACATGGGCGAGGTGGCGGTGCAAGGGCCGGACGCGCAAGCGTTTATCCAGCACCTCGTCACCAACGACGTCTCGCGGATTGTGGACGGGCAGGCGCAGTACACGGTCATGTGCCACGAGTCCGGTACGGCCGTGGACGATCTGCTCGTCTACCGCCTCGCGCACGAGGACTGGATGCTCGTCATCAACGCGAGCAACATCGACAAGGACCTCGCGCACATGCGCGACGTGCACGGGGCTGGTGATTGGGACTGCACGCTGACCGACCTCTCGGACCAGACCGCGCTGATCGCGCTGCAGGGGCCTCTGGCGTTCGAGATCCTCGGCGAGGTCACCGACGCCGTGCCGGCCGACCTCCCGTTCTACCGCTTCGTGGCGCCAGAGGCGGGAACGTTCCTGGGTTGCGAGTCGCCCATCGTCTCGCACACCGGCTACACCGGCGAGGCGGGCGTCGAGATCTACTGCACGCCCGAGGAGGCGCCGCGCGTCTGGGAGGCGCTGATGGAAGCCGGCTCCGCCAGAGGCCTCTTGCCGGCCGGGCTGGGCGCGCGCGACACGCTGCGCTTGGAGTCCGGATTCTGCCTCTACGGCCACGAACTGAGTGACGAGATCACTCCGCTGGAAGCGGGCGTCGGCTGGGTGGTCAAGCTGGACGCAGGAGATTTTGTCGGCGCTGAGGCGCTGCGTGAGCAAAAGGCCTCTGGCGTGCCGCGCAAGCTCGTCGGGCTCGTCGTGGAAGGCCGCGGGATCCCGCGCGAAGGCTACGAGATCGCCTCTGGCGACCGCGTAATCGGGACGGTCACGAGCGGCACGCAGTCACCCGTGCTAGCCCAGGGCATCGGACTCGGGCTCGTCGAGAACGACCCGGCGTACACAGCCCCAGGAAGCGCCCTCGCCATCCGCGTGCGAGGCCGTGAATTGGCTGCGACGGTCGCGAAGCCGCCCTTCCACAAGCAGAAATAGGCGGTACCATCCGGCCCCTGGTTTTTCCTGCTTAGCCCTCGTCCTCGTGGATATCGACGTCGTCCTCTCCCCCGCCGTCCTCGCGCCAGAGGCGCTCAAGGGCCGCCGCGTGGTCATGGTGGACGTTCTGCGCGCCTCCACGACGATCGCCACGGCGCTGGCCTCTGGCGCCCGCGCGGTCATCCCGGCGACTGACACCGGCGAGGCCGGCCGGTTGGCCGCCAACCTGGACCCAGACTTCTCGCTGCTCGGCGGCGAGCGCGACGGCAAACCCGTCGCCGGCTTCGGCGCGGGGAACTCTCCGGCGGAGTACGGCCCCGAGGCGGTGCAGGGCAAAACCGTCGTGCTGACCACGACGAACGGGACGCGAGCGCTCGCAAAAGCCAAGGCCGGCATCGAAGTGGCTGTTGGCGGCTTTGTCAACGCGGCGCGGGCGGCGCGCTTTCTCGCGGAGGGTTTGGAGCGCGGCGAGCCGGGCACGATCCTCTGCGCCGGCTGGCACGGACGGGTCTCGCTTGAGGACACGCTGTGCGCCGGACTGCTCGTGAGCCGCGTCGTAACGGCCGCGCAGGCCTCCGGCCTCACGGATTCGTCCAAGATGGCCTACGCCCTCTACCAGGGCAGCCGCGACGACATCGAGCGCGCGCTCCGCAGCACGGAGCACGCCCGAAGGCTAATCGCCCTCGACTTCGGCGACGACATTACGCGCTGCGCCCAGATCGACACGCTGGACGTGCTCCCGGTCCAGCACGATGGCCGGATCACGGCCTCTGGCGCCTAGAACTCGGCGCGGTGTAGACGCTGGCGCCAGAGGTCTACATCACGACCAGGATCGTTGCCAGCCAGTTCGGGCGCGTCGAGATGCGGAAGCCTCTGGCGGTCGGCCCGGTCGGAATATCGGTAGAGATGTCCGTACGCGAGGGGTCTGAGCCCAGCCGCGCGGTGCGGATAAAGCGCGTTTGGCCGGGCGCGTTGGGATCGTAGACGTGGAACGTCGCCTCGCCAGAGGCCTCCCCGCGCTCGACGCCGAAGGCGACGACCTGGTGGTTCCGCGTCGGGTCCGGCGCGTCGCCGACAAGCCCGAGGACGACGAGCCGACCGGACTCGATCTTCCGCGCCGCGTGCTCCACCTCGCGCGCCATTGCTTCCGCCAGAGGCGGGTGAGCCGATCCGTCCAGCCGCGCGCGGGCCCACGCCGCTACAAACCGCGGGAGCGAGGCGCGAAGCGTTTCGGCCTGACGCCGGCGCAGCAGCGAGCGCATCGCGTCCTTCGTCAGCGATGCCGTCGGGACGGAGCCTCTGGCGTGCCACCGCTCCGCCGCTGCGAGCGCCATACCGCCGCATAACCCGAAGCTGCGCCACCGCTGCGCGATGCCGCGCACGAGCACGTCGCCGCCGCCCGCCGCCCCAGCCGCGCCGCCCGCGACCGCGCCTACGCCAGAGGCGCGCCGGCCCAGAAGCCGCCCCCCAACCGCGCCAGAGGCTGCGAGCGCGAGCGCCGAAAGCGGCCGGAGCCGCCGCGCGAGTTCGCCTAGGTCCGCGTCCGTCCACACGAATGAGTTCGTAAACGAGAAGCCATCGCGGGCCGGGTCGAAGTCGAGAACCGTAGGAGCGCGGGAAGCGACCAGCAGTCCGTGGACAGAAATCGGCTCCACGGAGGGCACAATCGGAGGGACGCGGGGAGTTGTACGCATGAGAGAAGCTATCCTGTTGGCCGGACCGGGGCCGCGCCCCGAGTCTACCCCTTCTCGCCCGTACGCTGTCGAACTCGGACGCCTGCCGTGACCCGCCTCCGCCTCGCCGCCTTCCTTCTCCTGCCTCTGGCGACCGCCGCCCAGGGGCCTCTGGCGACCGCGGACACGTCAATGTCTCGCCTGTCTGCAGCATCCTCCCCGGAGGGCGCGCCAGAGGCCGACCTGATCGTGCGAGCGCTCGAACGGACGGACGTCTTCCCCGGCGTCGAGGAGGTGTACGCTTCGCGCGATCACGCGCCGATCTGGACAGCCCCGGGCGACGCGCGCCTCCTCCTCGCGCGGTTCGAGGACGCCCGCTTTGACGGCCTCACCGCCGCCGACCTCGACCTCGAGCGGCTCCGCGCCCTCGGAGCCTCTGGCGACGCCGCCGACCGTGCCCTCCGCGACGTGCTCCTCACCGATGCCGTGCTTCGCCTCGCCGACGTTCTTCTCGGCCGCCGCGTAGACCCCGAGCAGATCCACGAAGGGCACTGGTTCCTGACGCGAGAGGCACAGCGCCGTCGCGCCACCCCTGCCGCCACGCGTTTCCGCGAGCCTCTGGCGAGCGACGAGCCCGCGCGCGCCGTCCTGGCCGCGCTCGACGCGCTCCAACCCCGCCACGCCGAGTACCACGCGTTGCGCCAGAGGCTTCGCGAGGCGCTCGCCGTCGACCTTTCGGTGGTTCAGCCCGCCTCTGCCCGCCTTCCGGATTCGGCCGCGGTGTACCCCGAGGTCCCGCTCCAGCGTCCAGACGCCGCCAAGATCGCGCTGCTCCGCCTGAACTTGGAGCGCTGGCGCTGGCTTCCGGACGACTTCGGAGACGCTCACGTCCTCGTCAACGTCCCCGCCACCACGCTGTGGCTCCGCGAGACCTCTGGCGACGGCGGCGCGCCAGAGGCCGTCCTGACCATGGACGCGACCATCGGACAGCCGGCGCCGGCGTGGCAAACCCCCGTCCTCTCGGACCCGATTCGCACCGTCTCGTTTTTCCCCACGTGGACGCCGACGATCACGATTCAGCGGCGCGAGATCATCCCAGAGGCGCGGTTGGACGGCGGCCAGAGCCTATACGAGCGCGGCTTTACTGTCTCGCGCGGCGGCCGAACAATGGACCCGCGCGATGTGGATTGGGAGCGCGCCCGTGCCGGCCAGTACCGCATCACGCAGCGCGGCGGCCCGCTCGGCGAGTTGGGCCGCGTGAAGTTCGTGATGCCCAACCCGCACTGGATTCTGATTCACGACACGAACACGCCCGAAGAATTCGACGCGGACGAGCGGGCGCTCTCTCACGGCTGCGTCCGCGCCGCCGACCCCGGCGCCCTCGCCGACGCCATCCTCACGCGCACGAATGGGTGGGCCGACGGTCGCGCCAGCGGCCTGATCGAAGGCGCACCCCGCACCCAGGGCGTGCGGCTCCGCGAGCGCTTCCCGGTCCACATCGTGTATTTCACCGCGTGGCCTGGCGAGGACGGGACCCTGGAGACCTTTGAGGATGTCTACGGCCGCGATGCCGAACTCGCCGCAGCGCTGGGCCTGGAGCTTCCCGCCAGAGGCGAGATCGCTTCCGCACCATAACGCACGCCGCCGAGCCTCTGGCGTACGTTCTCCGGCCGTCGCGCGTTTGGCGTCTTCCCCATCACCCCCTCTGATGTCCCGTCTGGTCGTTCACCCTGTTCTCGTCGCGGTCCTCGCGTGGTCCCTTGGTTGGGGCATTTTCGACGGTTTGTTCGGAGACAAGGGCCCCGAGCAGATCGCCGCCTCGGACGTGCAGGAGTCAATCCAGGCCCTCGCTGTGGCCGCCTCAGATGAGGTCGGGGATCTGTATGCCGCCCGCGAGTACGTATCGCTGTGGGGCTCGGAAGAAAGGTCTGCGCTCATGGCCCGCCTCAGCGCGGCCTCTGGCGACGGCATCGCGCCCGAGACCATCGGCGTCGACGACGCGCGAGACGCCCTCGCGATGTGGGAGGGCACGCGCCAGGAGTGGGCCGCGCTCGACGACGAGACGCGGGAGGCCACGCCCGACCCGCGGCCCCAAGCGCTCGCCCGCGCGGACGTGCGCCTTACCGAGGCTGTGCTCCAGCTCGGCGACAAGCTCGCCGGCTCGCGCATCGATCTCGCCGCGCTGCACCCCGGCACGTGGTTTCCCGACTCCCGCGATTCGCTCGCCAGAGGCCGCGTCCTCGATGCCGTCGCCTCTGGCGACGCGCAGGCCGTGCTGCGCACGCTCGATGAGCTTCAGCCGCAGCACCCGCAAGCGCAGCAGCTTCGAGCCGCGCTCCGCCGCCTCCGCGACGCCGACGCCGCCCCTATTCCCGACGGCTCGCCTCTGGCGATGGGCGAGCGGTCCATCCGCGTGCCCCACGTACGCGCTCGCCTCGCCGCTCTCGGGTACCTCGGCGCTGATGCGCCAGAGACCGGCTGGAACGACGCCGAGCCGTATTTGCTCGATGCCGAGATCGGCCGTGCGCTCGCGCGCTTCCGCGACGCCAGAGGCCTCGCGCCCGACTCCTCGCTGGACGCCGCGACAACGGCCGCGCTTAACACGGACTTAGACAGCCTCGCGGACCGCGTCGCGCTCAACCTCGAGCGCTGGCGTCACCTCCCCGACGATTTCGGGGAGCGCTACGTGTGGGTCAACATGCCCGCCTACCATTTGGAGGTGCGCGAGCCCGACGGCGAGGTCGGAATCGAGATGACCGTCAACATCGGCAACGCGCAAACGCGGGGTTGGACCACGCCCGTGATCTCAGACTCCATCACGCGCGTTGTCTTCCGCCCGGCGTGGTACGTACCAAGCTCGCTCGCTGCCGCGCAGGTCTTTCCCATGGCGCGTGCGGACAGCCTCAGCCTGTACCGCTCTGGCTTTGAGGTGTACCAGAACGGCGCCCCGGTAGACAGCCGCCTTGTGCCGTGGGACTCGGTCTCGGTCGGCCAGTTCCGGTTTGTGCAGCGCCCAGGCCCCAGCAACCCGCTCGGCCGCGCCAAATTCCCGATGACGAACCCGTACGCGATCCTCATCCACGACACCAACCGCCGCAACTTCGGCGGGGCGGTCTCTAGCGGATGCGTCCATGCCGGCGATGCCGAGGCTCTCGCTGCCTATCTGCTGCGCGCCGAGGGCTGGACGGAGGAGCGGGCGCAGCAGGCGTACCGAAACGGGCCGCAGCGCCAGGGCGTTCCCCTCTCGTCGCCCATCCAGACGCACTTCGTCTACCTCACCGCCGAGGTCGACGCCTCTGGCGCGCTCGTCTTCCACGACGACCCCTACGGCTACGACGTGAAGCAACTCGCGGCGCTCGAAGGAGCGCTGTAGCGCCGAGGCCTCTGGCGCCAGAGGCCTAAATGTGCGGGAGATGTAATGCCGGTGTGACCTGGACCGTTCGAGCGGCGGCTGGCCCAGTACGACCCTCCCTCCACCTCTTATGGCGCACCGACTCCCTTTCTTCGCCGTCCTCGCGATGGCATCGCTCGTCGCGACGGGCTGCTCTCCGTACAACTACGGGTACGGCAACGAC carries:
- a CDS encoding L,D-transpeptidase family protein, giving the protein MSRLVVHPVLVAVLAWSLGWGIFDGLFGDKGPEQIAASDVQESIQALAVAASDEVGDLYAAREYVSLWGSEERSALMARLSAASGDGIAPETIGVDDARDALAMWEGTRQEWAALDDETREATPDPRPQALARADVRLTEAVLQLGDKLAGSRIDLAALHPGTWFPDSRDSLARGRVLDAVASGDAQAVLRTLDELQPQHPQAQQLRAALRRLRDADAAPIPDGSPLAMGERSIRVPHVRARLAALGYLGADAPETGWNDAEPYLLDAEIGRALARFRDARGLAPDSSLDAATTAALNTDLDSLADRVALNLERWRHLPDDFGERYVWVNMPAYHLEVREPDGEVGIEMTVNIGNAQTRGWTTPVISDSITRVVFRPAWYVPSSLAAAQVFPMARADSLSLYRSGFEVYQNGAPVDSRLVPWDSVSVGQFRFVQRPGPSNPLGRAKFPMTNPYAILIHDTNRRNFGGAVSSGCVHAGDAEALAAYLLRAEGWTEERAQQAYRNGPQRQGVPLSSPIQTHFVYLTAEVDASGALVFHDDPYGYDVKQLAALEGAL